In one window of Hyla sarda isolate aHylSar1 chromosome 1, aHylSar1.hap1, whole genome shotgun sequence DNA:
- the LOC130355667 gene encoding uncharacterized protein LOC130355667, translated as MDQQAVILPHTVQPEVAGPSGGCRQSSSGSARGSARENRGEASGSGRRRRGRKGHESRYRSHRCRSRSSRWRSPSSSEYSSDSSMSPDRRSHRRGSRRGISRSSRRSTCGATRSHDVPIAVTPLDPTGPAAPHVIPVPAPAVGIPRVVSGCGIGGPAMPLFPLGGGEQRLMPLVSSSVAPATWSGHGSRSPVVVFLGHSFIFRAGQRAACRPGGQSLGFPNDVQWRGIGGLKWLRVLVEAAKSQRGGGEIWRRFSWRVECDARRRGRPADRLPLRVFNQKFGYKWFILMVIK; from the exons ATGGATCAGCAAGCGGTTATACTTCCCCATACCGTGCAGCCGGAAGTTGCTGGCCCATCTGGAGGGTGCAGGCAATCTTCATCTGGGTCCGCCAGGGGCTCTGCCCGTGAAAACCGTGGCGAGGCTAGCGGTTCCGGGAGGCGCCGCCGAGGTCGCAAGGGCCACGAATCCAGATATCGCAGTCATCGATGTCGGTCCAGGTCCTCCCGCTGGAGGTCCCCTTCCTCCTCAGAATATTCATCCGATAGCTCTATGAGTCCAGATAGGAGGTCACACCGACGTGGGTCTCGGCGGGGGATTTCAAGATCCTCCCGTCGTTCGACCTGCGGTGCTACACGCTCACACGATGTCCCCATTGCTGTTACGCCATTGGATCCAACGGGGCCGGCGGCCCCGCATGTGATTCCGGTTCCTGCCCCGGCAGTTG GAATTCCGAGAGTTGTGTCCGGATGCGGCATTGGAGGGCCGGCAATGCCCCTCTTTCCTTTGGGAGGTGGTGAGCAGAGATTGATGCCATTGGTGTCCTCGTCAGTTGCCCCGGCTACTTGGTCTGGACATG GTTCTCGTTCTCCTGTTGTGGTTTTTCTGGGTCATTCTTTCATCTTTCGGGCTGGACAGAGAGCTGCTTGCAGGCCAGGGGGACAGTCCCTTGGTTTTCCCAATGATGTTCAATGGAGAGGAATCGGTGGACTCAAGTGGCTTCGGGTGCTGGTGGAGGCG GCTAAGTCACAGCGTGGCGGAGGAGAAATTTGGAGGAGATTTTCCTGGAGAGTAGAGTGTGATGCCCGTCGAAGAGGGCGGCCGGCTGACCGCTTACCTCTGAGAGTGTTCAATCAGAAGTTCGGATATAAATGGTTTATTTTAATGGTTATTAAATAA